CCCCCTGGGAATTATTCGGCAGTGCATGCCTCACCTGTTGCCCCTCCCAGCCGACCGGAAGGCCATTTTCAAAATCGACGCTCCATTCATCCGCGGGACGCGGCCAATCGACTACAGAAAGTGGCCGTGATTCAAATACCGGCAGGAACTGCCCGGTTGACACGAACCGCTTTGATCCGTCAGATTTCCGCGTGACCTGGACTTTGCCTTCCAGGACCGCAACCTCGCTCTGCCCGGGTATTGAGAGCAACTCAAGTTCAGTTCCCAGTACCTGCACTTCCGCATTAGGCAGGAAAAAAGTGAGTGGATTTCCAGGACTTTGTGTCGTGACATTCGCGTTAATGCTGCCCGACGGAACACTGATTCCGCCGGTGGATTGGGGATAAACGACAACCTCTGTTTTCGGTTGCATTCGAATTCTGGTCTGATCTGAAAGCTGTAAAGTTGCCGAACTCCCACGCCCGGTTTGCACGCTATCTCCTGGTTGCAATGATTGAGAATTTCTGATCACCTCTTCTGGAGAAATCCAAAAGGGGGGCTGCTTGTTTCGAACAATTCCAACCCGACCGGAGACGCCGACTATTTTTATGGGTGCATCCTCAACCGATCCATTCCAGTCCAACCAGCCGACGACAACCATCAGCAACATGATCACCGCAAGCGAGACCTGCCACCAGCCCCTCTTGGAACGGATTGGGCGAACTGGAGAAACCTGTTTCTCCGAGGTGGGTAAATCGTCTGGTTCAACGTCATACTGCCAGCGTAATTGAGTCAGTAGCTGGCAGAAGCGAACATACTCTACACGAAATTCTTCATCAACCTGCAATAATTCGATCAGCCGGCGTTCCTGTTCCTCGGTCAGTTCGTTATCTGCCATTGCGTTGAGCAGAATTGACCGTTCTTCTGACTGATTAAACTGAGTCATGAGCGCGCCTCTGCAGACAGGGTCCGTTCGATACACTGACGCAATTTCTCTCGAACTCGCCGTAAGGATTCAGAGACCGCCTTGGAGGTTTTCCCAATCTCGGCCGCTAATGAATTGACGGCACCGTCTGGCTGATATCGGCGGGATATTAATTCCTGCTGAGAGGTAGTTAGTTTTTGCATGCAATTCTGCAGGGCGGCGTTCCGGTGATCGTATTGCTCTGATTCCGTACTGGCAACCTTTGCAAGCTTCTCCAGTAAAACATCATCAAATGTAATCCCCTTGCGGGCCTGTTGTGATCGGTGTGCCAGAACCTGGAGACGAGCTATCGCAAATGCCCAGGCCAGGTAATTAGTGCCCGGCTTATACGTCTCCCGTTTTCGCCACAAAACCACGTTCGTTTCCTGCAGAATGTCATCTGCATCGGTCGAATGCCCCACGAGAGAGTAAATGAATGCATAAATCCTGCGTTGCGATTGAGCAATTAACCGGACATGCTCCCCGGATTCAGTTTCTGCTGCTTGATTGTCATCGTTATTCATACTGATTACCCCGTCTTAAGGGAATAAACTCAGCCTGGAATTTCCCACGACAATTTCTATGGATATTTAAAATTTATCAATAAATCACTGGCTATTACAGATGGAAAGCCAATTAATCCCTAGTGCTTTGTCAAGCTACAAATTGAGGGATGGGGGTGTTGTTTACGTGCTCCGTTGTCGCACTCTCGTAATATCTATCAACCCAAATTTTAAGAATGACACTCCACTAATGTTACTTTTCGCCTTTTCTTCTCACATTCTACCTGGATCAGGAAACGGTTGCAGACTCCATCAGCTCTGCAACCGGAAAGTGTATCTCAAGCTCATCATTCTTAACCTGGCGGTAATTATCAAATAATGAAATGACTTTTGAGTGATGCGAGGTTTATAATAATTACTTTCTCATTCTTCGAGTGGAATCACTTTGGGACTTTCGGTGTATTGAAACAGTATTTTGATTAAGAGGAATTACGTGATGCTCACCCGATTTACATTCGCGCTCCTGCTTACTCTGGCCAGTCAGTCCCAGGCCGCGGAACCGCCACAAATGCTCTTCCAGGGTGAAGGGGTTCACGATGCAGAAGCGACTGGTGGAGCGAGAACGGCTTTTGCCATCATGCGTCTACCCGATGGGAGTTTTGCGTTTTATGATCGGTATCAGCCGGAGAAAGGTCCACTCTCACTACCAGATGTTGAAGGGAAGCTTCACCCATTACGGCCTCACCTGCCAGAAGCAATCGTGGCGAGTAAAAAGATCATGCAAAGCGGGGTACTCAATAACACCCAGGTCGTTCTATCGCAGGATGGTCAGATCAAAAGTCTCCGGGTTCAGAACGAGTCACTGGACAAGGAGTCCGCGAAGAAAGCAGGACTGCCTCGTTACTTGAATACCTGGATTGATCGCGTTGGACCTGCTGGAGCGAGCAAACCCCTCATGACTTGGCGCGGGTACAATGGTTCCCTGATGGAATATCAGGAATTGAACAGTGGCCGGCTTCTGGTTCCTCATGGCAGCCTTATCCCTCATACGCGTGCCGTTCCGCCAACGGGACGGCACGAAACAGTGATTCAGTTCTCCGATGATGGTGGTGATAGCTGGAAATTGAGTAAGAGCAAGTTAATTGCGCCCTGCTATCCGGGGTTTAACGGATCGAACGAAGGCGCTTGTGAACCAGCCTTTGAAGAACTGAAAGACGGTCGAATCTGGATGTTGATGCGAACAACGGCAGGATTCCTCTACGAATCGTTTTCTTCTGACAGGGGCACGACCTGGACACCGGCTCGCGCGAGTCGGTTCAACACTTCCACTGGACCGCCAAATATCATGCGTCACCGCAACGGATGGCTAGTCGTGTGTTGGAACAACTGCGAGATGCCACCGCGTTCTAATGGAGAAGGTGTTTACGGCGGTCGCGACGCGCTGCACATCGCGGTATCCGACGATGAAGGCGAGACCTGGCGCGGATTTCGGGAGATCTATCTGGATCATCGACGCAATGGAAATCCCGAAAAAAATGGCGATCGTGGAACGGCTTATCCGCTAGGCTCTTATACCGACGATGGACGCATCGTGGTTCTAGCTGGTCAAGGGAAAGGGGGACGGAATCCCATCCTGATCGATCCCGAATGGATCGTCGAAACCGAGGCAAGCACCGATTTCACGGATGGATTGAAACAGTGGTCGACTTATACA
The sequence above is a segment of the Gimesia algae genome. Coding sequences within it:
- a CDS encoding FecR family protein, giving the protein MTQFNQSEERSILLNAMADNELTEEQERRLIELLQVDEEFRVEYVRFCQLLTQLRWQYDVEPDDLPTSEKQVSPVRPIRSKRGWWQVSLAVIMLLMVVVGWLDWNGSVEDAPIKIVGVSGRVGIVRNKQPPFWISPEEVIRNSQSLQPGDSVQTGRGSSATLQLSDQTRIRMQPKTEVVVYPQSTGGISVPSGSINANVTTQSPGNPLTFFLPNAEVQVLGTELELLSIPGQSEVAVLEGKVQVTRKSDGSKRFVSTGQFLPVFESRPLSVVDWPRPADEWSVDFENGLPVGWEGQQVRHALPNNSQGAVRSISVRQDMQTVQKIQSPQVPSGLFFWHDDSLLHLRFKIQPPGWFHIYLHARTYQNPQPVLTYCYVDLRLWQTQPGEWRTVSIPLSEFHLQTYTQDNPALGCIPLQITFSGESETDGFMIDRIWVTRANRSSPQIHNDVPSTNGMR
- a CDS encoding sigma-70 family RNA polymerase sigma factor; this encodes MNNDDNQAAETESGEHVRLIAQSQRRIYAFIYSLVGHSTDADDILQETNVVLWRKRETYKPGTNYLAWAFAIARLQVLAHRSQQARKGITFDDVLLEKLAKVASTESEQYDHRNAALQNCMQKLTTSQQELISRRYQPDGAVNSLAAEIGKTSKAVSESLRRVREKLRQCIERTLSAEARS
- a CDS encoding sialidase family protein, encoding MLTRFTFALLLTLASQSQAAEPPQMLFQGEGVHDAEATGGARTAFAIMRLPDGSFAFYDRYQPEKGPLSLPDVEGKLHPLRPHLPEAIVASKKIMQSGVLNNTQVVLSQDGQIKSLRVQNESLDKESAKKAGLPRYLNTWIDRVGPAGASKPLMTWRGYNGSLMEYQELNSGRLLVPHGSLIPHTRAVPPTGRHETVIQFSDDGGDSWKLSKSKLIAPCYPGFNGSNEGACEPAFEELKDGRIWMLMRTTAGFLYESFSSDRGTTWTPARASRFNTSTGPPNIMRHRNGWLVVCWNNCEMPPRSNGEGVYGGRDALHIAVSDDEGETWRGFREIYLDHRRNGNPEKNGDRGTAYPLGSYTDDGRIVVLAGQGKGGRNPILIDPEWIVETEASTDFTDGLKQWSTYTHHGPAKRWWRARAPGAALIDHPDEKTRKCLHVRKQTELPADGATWNFPNGWKGSLEARIKVPAGSQGSIISLNDRMFDPTNDFGEELAVFRVSLSDLDLAPGEWNVLRFDWDLSAQHCLLKIDGKKPIELPLWHPTLNGLSYIRFRATAKETDPLGLLVEKVKVTITAPAAPACSAQELKSHEQRYMKQVVSRWKDQ